Sequence from the Nasonia vitripennis strain AsymCx chromosome 5, Nvit_psr_1.1, whole genome shotgun sequence genome:
ATGTACTTGCGGGCGACGGCCATAAGCGGTGTCCTTATCTCTTTGAGATTCTCCACTTTACCAGAATAGATGTACCTCAGAGTCTCGGCCAAAACAGTTCCATCAGCGTCCTCTATTCGGACGATTCTGTCTCGCTTTTCGCGCAGGTCAAGCCTGAGTATTATTGCTTTGAAAACCACACTTCCGGCTGCTAGTATTGCCGGGTGGATTCGAAATTCACGGTCGTCGTTGGATATGAGAGTCGCGTCGCAGAATTCGTCTGTGCCCAGGAGATTGGCGAAGTCTTCCGACGCGAATTTTTTGGAGTCGGTTGAGGCTGGTTCCGAGGCTGCTGCACCCATGTTTTCAGTTGTTCTATgctgaaaattgtaaaataaaatgaaaaagacttaattttttttagatgaatttcAACGGTAAGATACGCGTGATTCAAAGTCCTGGTATTTTCGTGGAAGGTATTAAGTACGCGTTTGCATTCCATCCCCGTGATACTTTTAAATTACATCGAAAGCAGAAACCGTAAGCGAGTGATATGATCGTAAACTATAAGAAATCGAGTGGAACATTTTGAGATTCGATTTCCGCTTCAATTTTATAGATAAAAATCGTACTTTCAATAATTTGGTTATGTTACAGTATACGAATCGTCCACTTACTCGAATCTACGAACTACTTATTTAAACttgaagaaatttttttaattaggcAATGAAAATATGGCtgtaaatattatttctttGGTGTCTCAATCAAGAGCATATTATACGATAATTTTATCTCTGAACAACTGAGCTGTGTATTGTGTATATGAACACAGAATACGTAATACACAAGATAACTTATACTTCTGAAtacaagaataataataataatgtctTTCGCATACCGACAAGTTAAATGATTGGCGGATTCAAAACTTCgatattttaacattttatttttcaaacagtTTTTATACATCCCATAAAATAGTTTATCACAATATAAccatgtataatatatacgccttttttaaattatagttGTTTTGTGGCCTTTTTGTTCTAAACATGTATATCACATCTATAAAACAAGTAACAAATATACAATCTTTTTCTCTACTATAACTAATATAATTCTAATATCAGGAACAGTCAATTCGTCTATCACGTAATATTTCAACCTTTAACGTTTAAAACAGTTCACAAAAGTAATGTACGAATAAAGATGACTTTTACGGATCTTATAAATTTCGATCAAGTTTAGaattataaaattcaaattgaatATTAACTAGCTAAAATATGGCacttaataattataaactctAAAGGCCattatattattgttacaTGGAAAACATCTTTGTaccttttatttaaatttgacaATTCTAAACTTGAGTTTTCAACAACAATCCTGAAAATccctgaattattatttatggaagtatgatttatttataaattgtgCAACAATTTATAGACACTCATACATATAAACCGGCAACTAACGacctcaaaaataaaaatcgtaaagtataaaaaaatataaaatctgatgattttttttatttttgtggtcgctgtaaaaaaaactataaaaaaatcaaaatattctGTTCGAACGTTAGCAGGTCGAGACAAACATATAATGTTCTCCTAACATTCACGTTACATTATTAGCACAATACAACAACGCATATATTCCTCTACGACATCCAACGATGCTAGCGCTTTGCTGCGTTTCCTTTGAGACAATGTAGTGCTTCAGTCAGAGTCATTGACTTTATCTTGAGACTCAGAATTGGAATCACCATTTTTCAACCATATTTTCAATGGTTTTCCATTCTTACAGTAGTAGATGAGTGTAAAAGCATTCATTATCATAAAAACAATGCCCAGCACTATAAAATACCCACCATAAACCAGGTactgaaatataaaaaacaaaattcacTTATTACTTACGAAAtcttataaaattgaaaacgaTATATTTATGTTGAATATTTTACCTGATTTCTTATATCTAAATTAAGTGTATTTTTGTCTATAACAATGAATGTCAGTAAAGACTGTAACAACAATGCTAAAAATGTGTTTACTCCAAATATGAGGCCATAACTGTCTTCTGATAAATGTTTAGCAACTTCAAAACtgtcaaaattaaaatgtaattaaaaagttttttaatttaaaaatttagtagttaaataatattaatgcaTACCTAGCTATTGTGATGATTGAATGGTAAATGACTCCAAAGGCCATATAGGCAACATACAAAACCCATATGTTATAACTGATGTAtgataaaagtaataaaaaaccttcaaaaattgaaaatatggacAATATGGCTTCGCCAACTAACGGccaattaaaatgcaaattgCCAACAAAAAATACAACTATGGCacctagaaaaataatttttgttaaaaaggTCGAATGCtaagtattttaaattttaatattcaacaCTTACTTATTATTGTATATGCAGCTTCAACAGCACCGTTATAAATTGTATAACTATATTCATCACTTCCATCTTTTCTTCCAGATTTTGAGGCATCTTCCCACAACAATTGTATGTAACTTATAACTTGCAAATAACCACAAGTCGCAAATGCCCACCAAAGAGACCATTTAACAACATGTTTGTTGGTgtatgcttttttaaaatcttccCAAAGAAGATAGTACGCATGTCTCACTTTGACAAAAAAACCAATTGTTCCTGCATTGGATAGTTTGCGCGATGAGGTAGATAATGTATTATTGCTTCCTTGACTTTCTAGTGAAGTGGAGATATCAGTAGTGATAGGTTCCAATCGATTAAAGTATATTGACTGTTTGACTGGTGGCAAAAAACATGCCCAAATAGCAGCTATTCCAAGTGCTACAATAacaaatatttcattaaagACAAACATTTCAAATCGCAGTTGCAAAAAATAGTCTTACATGCAATTGTTAAGTAATTCAACTGCTCGTAGTCCAGAACATTAAAAGATGTTGTAAGTTGGGCTACTAAGCCGGCGCTGAATCGACCGAGAAGAAATGCCCCCCTAGTGTGACTTGTTACCTTTTGATAATGCTGCTTATCAACTTTGGCATAGATATAGGTGTAATATGCCACTTCAGTGGATAGCAGCAGCCCATAAAGAAATTCAACAATTTGCATGTGAGCGATCGTTGTTCCGAACcttattgttaaaaatgtgGCTGCTCCTGATAGGCCACATAGTATTAT
This genomic interval carries:
- the LOC103316102 gene encoding ARMADILLO BTB ARABIDOPSIS PROTEIN 1; this translates as MGAAASEPASTDSKKFASEDFANLLGTDEFCDATLISNDDREFRIHPAILAAGSVVFKAIILRLDLREKRDRIVRIEDADGTVLAETLRYIYSGKVENLKEIRTPLMAVARKYMLDGLMDMYVQPMKEGINVDNAVESFTLADLYQIQD
- the LOC100119076 gene encoding thiamine transporter 2-like; translated protein: MKWSTISLILCIFGFLKEFRPNEPFVTNYLRGPWKNFTEAEVNQEIYPVGTYSYFSALIIVFLVTDFIRYKPAIILCGLSGAATFLTIRFGTTIAHMQIVEFLYGLLLSTEVAYYTYIYAKVDKQHYQKVTSHTRGAFLLGRFSAGLVAQLTTSFNVLDYEQLNYLTIASLGIAAIWACFLPPVKQSIYFNRLEPITTDISTSLESQGSNNTLSTSSRKLSNAGTIGFFVKVRHAYYLLWEDFKKAYTNKHVVKWSLWWAFATCGYLQVISYIQLLWEDASKSGRKDGSDEYSYTIYNGAVEAAYTIISAIVVFFVGNLHFNWPLVGEAILSIFSIFEGFLLLLSYISYNIWVLYVAYMAFGVIYHSIITIASFEVAKHLSEDSYGLIFGVNTFLALLLQSLLTFIVIDKNTLNLDIRNQYLVYGGYFIVLGIVFMIMNAFTLIYYCKNGKPLKIWLKNGDSNSESQDKVNDSD